The Syngnathus scovelli strain Florida chromosome 7, RoL_Ssco_1.2, whole genome shotgun sequence DNA window GAGAACATGCAGGTGGACGAAGCCGACTGCTGCGAGGGCCGCTCGTCCGAAAGCTGCGCGTCGGATCCGAGCCGAGACGATGGCCCGGGGACACCGCTGAGAAGCAGTGTGATCACCAGTACCCGAGAACTGCACGCCAGTCCCGAGGAGGGCGTAGTGGGAAGCTCTCTGGACTGTTTCCCCGGGTTAGCCGAGAAGCATCTGGCATCCATTTACGCCATGGCCCCAGACCACGCCGGGGAGGCCATGACCCAGGTGTCCGTGTCTCTAGCCCCATCCCTGGGCATGCCGCTGGACCCACGGGCCTACGGCGGCCTGTTGCACCAGGGCCTTCTACACCGGGAGCTCCTGAGCAGGCTGGGCCAATTTGCGGCAGGAATGAGGCACGAGGGGTCCGTTCTTGGGCCACAGTGTTGCGGCGAATGCGGGCTGCAGTTACACAGCCGGCAGGCCATGGAGCAGCACAGGTAACACCAACACGCGCTACAAACACAATTCAGCCAAGACCAAAGACTATCAAATTGTACTAATATCGTAAATTCAACGACGCTAAACAATTCCGCAGCACTTCAATTCCCAGATGTGTTTGACAGTCGTAATGACGGACGCCATCAAGTGTGGCCCTATTTCGACCGCTGCTGTATTGACAAGCTTGTCAGCTCCCATATCTTTGCGGACGGGCCAATCTGCAAGTTCCTCATACCCGGCCGCTGACATTTGAGCCTCATGCCACTCCGGCATCCCGTAGGATGTTTAGTGATGTGCCGTCTTACTCACGGACACGGACGAGCGCATGTCTGCGGGCCGCCGAGCTGAGATGCCGCGGCGGTTCTGCTGGAGGACGGTGAAGTTGCGCTAGGTCCGTAACCAGGTCACTGAGCATGCACCTGGTTCGCCGATTGACATTTGGGAGTGCTTTGCTGACAGAATTTCTCCGGGAGCGCTTTCAGATGGCGAACTACACAATTTAGAATTCTCTTAGCGGGTTGCTCCTTGTGGGATGACGGATTATACACAGTTTACCAATTAAGCATGATAACATTTTAGATGATTTGCTGTGCCATTTTCAATTTGAATTATTGCTACAACTCTATTAGGGCATtggagacttttttttcttcacttgtGTATTCTGCATATTATATTTTTGCAGTTTTTATATGATGTTTGACtatttatataatttatatatttttgaatTTTTATAAGATGTATATAGTTTCAGAATATTACTTTTttatattttgacatttttaaatatttatatatttttgcattttttttataagatttatataatttttgaatatttttaaagGGCCCCAAGACAATAGACTGTAGGTTTAGTGGGAAGGAAACTTCTAATCAAGCAGAAAAAGTTTGGCTTTAAATAAACTTGACATTTTGACACTTTCATTTTAATTCAAATTAATTTCGGGTATTAGAACAGTGAGGCGTGCGGGGGGTAAAAAGGGGAAATttgtagacaaaaaaaacaaacaaaaaagacaaacaaacaataatcaTTAACCGAGACCTCATTGTCCTTGCCTTTAACTGCTGGGGATTTCAAATAACAGCTTTTTGAATACCATAGCGCATCATTTAATCCTTGGACTGTAGAGCAGAGTTTTCCCAGTAGTAAAATTAATCGGttctaaaaatgtgtttgtttttttttggtttggtgTATTTTTGCCCACAGTTTTACAATGGCCTCCTTTAGAAGCCGGGGTGATGTGAGGATGAGAGTACAGATGCCTCACATACTCAGATGTGTGTGATATGATATGATGGCTTTTGCTGGCGGCAGGGCTACAGCcgcttgttttatttatttattttttttctccccttttcATCGGAGCTGCATAAAGAAATGTGTGCGTgaatatgtttgtgtgtgtgcgcggcccGTGTCTTGCAGAGCTAGCGGGTAAAGGCACGCGTACGTCTGCACTCTGAAATTAGCCAGATATCCCATTGTCTGTGTTCTCGCTGCATTCACGCGTTTTGTGATTCACAAACTCCGAAGGGCCTCTCACACTAATGATGCTGCATTCAGACGGGCCCCGTCTCTTGccggaattttaaaaaaaaagaagatatggCTCTTCTTGTTAGGAAGCACAATGGCATATGGGgagaggatggggggggggggggggggggctaaacAAAACACTTGTGCTAATGCGTCGCTTTTGTATGTCTTGACTATTTTTTTCTCTTACGCAGGAGGCTGCATGATGACGAGAAGGGCCACGGCTGCGAGTTCTGCGGCAAACAATTCCAGGACAGCATGCGGCTACGCATGCACATGTTGTGTCACACAGGTACAGAAAAAGTTTGTCCCTCAAtcgatttatttattgtttgctTTGTGTCGCCAACACAAACATTGGTTTAAAGCAttttgctagcttaatgctaacacgaaATGCAAACcaccatagacaggctaatAAAATTAGCAtctatttttcaaaatcaaCTAAAACAAAGAATTTTCAGAAACTAACGAAAAACAATCACTCTAGAAACAAAGTTCAGACTAAAACAAGAGTCAACATGAAATCCAAAGTAACAATCATGACAAATCCGATTATAATCCGACACGGCCTTTTCAGCTCCACCTGTTCCTCCCGCCTTTACCTCTCAACCGagcgccccctcccctcccaaccAGAGTCCGCGTTTTAGGGCCTCTTGCCAGCTctgccccccctttttttttcggagtgatgacatcatcagctcgcTGCCGGCAGGCCTGGGTGTTCTGCCAGTGTTCCGAAGCGTGTGATGGCTCGCTCGCAGATGTGTGTCCAGGAACACACTGTACCCAAACGCAGACTTAATCAGACCTGACTGCTCTCCCAGCTACTTTATCCAAAATAGAGAGCGAGGAGCAGAAGGGAGGGATTGGGGATGAAGggtgggaggaggagggggtagCATATAATCAGGgcctaaaaatgcatctaaaatacAAAGCTCAGCTGTGTTTGGGCGCATGTTGACATCCTGCTGACAACTGAAAGAGGGCTCTTTCAACTTTGCCTGACTCGTCCCTTTTTGTTGTCAAATCCACCAAACGCACACATGACACGCTTTATGTGCAGCACCTTTAACCTgagagatcccccccccccccctcccccccacgtaACGCGAcataaaaaccaaacaaaaaggatGCGGATCTCATTTCTGTGTCGCCGCGTATTTGGGTAGAGCAGCCTCAGATCGCGCCGGTTGCTAAGGAGCGAGCGCTCCGCCGCTCTAATGGGCTGATTTGGTATGCAGCTCGACGCCGGCTCTTATTTTGGTATGCCAGACAAAGTGTTTTGATGGAGGACGATTGCAGCCGCGTCTGGAGACGGTTTGATGGTTTATGGATGAGAGCACACTCCGTGCCTTTGACTGCACAAGACAATGcactatgtccccccccccccccttctttccgCTTTTCCCCCCTTTATCATCTGAATCGCACACGGTGCAACACAACGCAAGACAACACGGCGCGCTGGACGGCGTCACACGACATTAGGATCTACTGCTCGTGTGCAACACCCTTTGCTCGATGTAAACTATAAGAGATGAACAGATTGGTGCTTTTTTGGATGTTTTGTTTCGGCAAGGGTGGcaccatttgtgtgtgtgtgtgtgcagagttgaaagaggagcacatttagggcTGCTGCGTTCCGAGTTCCCAAAGCTTGTGGGTGTTTTAATGAGTCATTTTAACTTCATTTAAAGCCAGCTGAGCAGAAAATAGATCAGTGAATGAGCCCAGGGCCAGTATGGATCTGCAACCGATTTACATCTCAGTGAGAGCCAACCCACATCCaaacagctgtgtgtgtgtgtgtgtgtgtgtgtgtaagggagggaggggggggcaatACAGCAGAACCTCCAAAGTGGAACACAATGGGTTCCCTtgacttcaaagttgttctaattTATAAATACAGCAAGAGTTAAACTTGTGCCACTAAAGGATTACCACTCTTAACGTTTTTAAAATTGCCTATGCTCACATTCATTCTGTTTTCGTGCGAATAAAATTCAAGTCAAGTGTAAATACGGTTAAGCAAATTACAAAGCGGAACAGAGCTCGTGAAAATGTTCTCAAAATCCAGTTTACTTTTCATTCAAGATGGGCGGAAATCAGTATTGGGCTGTCGTGATTTCAAAGTATCGAGCATCGCAAAGGCTGCCGATACTAGACCGATACCTACATCACTTTTTCATCGTTCCTCTCAAATGACCATTAAAAGGCGTTTTTATAAGTATATGTATGTTTGTATTAATGCTCTGAGGTCTTTAAAATGACGTTTCATCTTTTTAATGAAACTTATTTACGTTTTTTAAAATTCTCTTTACTGAAGTACAGTCTTCACGTTCGAGCTGCGCAACGTTACAGTACAATCCAAGTGTATAAATTTGATGGAGAAAAACACTTCCTCATTTTTGATGACCACTTAGGCCTTCTTCATTACGGCACTTAACTGTTAAAAAATGATGAGATGCTTTTTCTCAAGTCTCACGGGATTTGCGGAAGCTACACGTAATTTCCCTCCGCTTGAATTTATATAAGTTGACGGTTCGACTCGGAGGTTCCGCCGTGCGTTGCTGTCGACGCGATTTGAGCGCTGAAACATTTCCGGCGAGGCCCACGCACCCTCGTCTGTCATCGCGACAGACGAGACGAGGGGTCTTGTGTAGGTGAACTGGCGAGTGTAGTCACGGTCCATGTGATGGGATTTGGGGTGTTGACGCtcaagtgggttttttttttgttttttttccctctactGTTGGTTTTTCCGCCCGATAAAAGGGCCGTGCCGCAGGCGGTAAGCGTCTGCTGTAGAGAGAACACCCAGTCTTTCTGTGGACTCTCAGGCAGACAGTCTGCTCTCTGTTCAGAAGCTGATAACAGGGGCACAGTAAATACAAGTCTTCGCCTTGCCTCGTTCTGTCGGCGAGAAGGCCCGCTGCACCCCGTCTGCCGCTTTTGTTTGTCCAATTTGTGTTTTTCTGAAAGTGTACggcgggagggaaaaaaaaaaaaaaagccacttgaCTTTTCTTTATCCTTCCGAATGCCAGATGAAGATGTGACTCACTGTGCTAAATCACACACATGCTTTGTGTGTTGTTCATGtcgctgtattttattttattttttttcaaaatcttcCCGCAGCTCCCGCTGAGGCTCTGGTGTGCGATCAGTGCGGAGCTACCTTCTCCTCAGAGGAGGCTCTGGATGCCCACCGGCTAACACACACAggttcgtcacacacacacagacacacaccctCAAGACACGCGCTCGAGTTACTCCCATGACTTTGCGACTGAATTTTGCTCGTCATGCTGAACGGTTTCAACTGTTCCTGTCATGATGCTCCATAATTTATCGGGAAGGAGGCGGGAGGCCCTCTCACATGTCGGCCTCTAATATCTCTCGGTATCTAGATCCGCCGCGTGCTACTTGCACACAAACCACAGCTTCGTGAAATAACACTTGGCATTATAGTACTAAGCCCGCCCCCACCACACAGCACCATTTTTATCTTAAAATCAAAATTCAGAAATTGCTCGGAGGGGGCCGAGCAATTAAACTATGATGTCAAATGATGGGGTGGGAAATATCATTACGCGAGCCACAAATGGCCCCCAGGCTGCGGGTTTAAGACCCTAAACACACCGGCGCTGTCGATCGACTGTGATTGGTCACTTTCATGTTAACAAAATCTGCTGTGATGCAACGCTAGGAAGATGTAATTGTACCTACACACcccagaggggaaaaaaaagaccaggTTTACCATAGCGTGATGACCTCAACTGAACTTAGCGCTTGCTCGAATCAGGCTGACATAAATGCTACTCTGGTTTCGCTACAGCCTAAAGCTAAGTTTCTTTCTGATTTGAGGAAAGACTCAATTGTTTCCCCAAAAAGACTTCCTCCACCATAATTAAAAGTCACACTGAAGCAACATCATCTAAAATGAAAAGTCTCGGAGGGAAATCaactcaatacaatagaatgTCTTTCCGCTGTCTTGTTTGCCATTCTGTGTATTTTTCCAACCCGCCGAGACAAGGAGCTAGTCAATCCGTGTGACACGACTCACTATTAGCGCGCAAGCTAACCTGATACCCGTCAAAACATCATGTGAAGTATGCAGAGGCAGCTGAACGTTGTTTGTTTCCGCAACAGCGTGTCGTAACGGCAGCCTAGAAATAAAAGCTTCAATCATTTCGGTGGTCCGCTGGCTTGCTATGAGATCCAAAATAGACTCCTGGATCATCTACTTTGAAAGATTTAGCTTGTGTTAGCGCTAGCATCAACAGCAGTCAGAACTGGGTGCAATGCTTGAAATTAGGGATTgattttaaattcaatttgaaATTAATTGTTGCTTTTGTGCGGCCGGAAGCGTAGTTGCCGATTCCGTCTCAACTCGATTGTGATTGTGAAACCGCGTAACACGATTAGATAAGACCTATAACCACtctggcaggttttttttttttggtccgttATTGAGATTTAATCTGTTTCTGACATTTACGGACACAGTAAGAACATGCCCCgggtcagaatgtcccatgaacTTTATTACAGTTTCGAAGaggaataaatcaataaaagggtTACgttgatttatatttattttgttcCATTGCGCGGAGATAAGGTTCGAATTGATAAACGGGTGCTacgtgcaaacacaaaaatcatTTGCTGTGTAGAACATTAAAACAAACAGACACTAAATGTCGTCAAAAATACAAACAGACGATATTGGTTACCGCATTCAAACAAAGCGTACCGTCTCTACTTTTGTCCGAACACACATTTTCTTGCCACCGTCTGAGAAAGGCGATCACTCTTTTAGAAGTGTTGGCATGTAACCGTAACTCCAGGTGGCACATACACTATGAATACTTCATGCCAAGCAGGGCCGCCGATCATGCCCGTGAGTTTCTACCCTCGTCACCCTTCGACTTGTAAACATCCAGAGCTCGGTTTCAAGCCTGGCGCCGTATCAAGAGCAGAGTACAGCAGGGCATTACTCTCTCACTTTGTCACCATCTCACCTCGGTGAGACTCGTGACGCACGagtccatttgttttttttttgggttttcttcaaactacaggtaatctAATCAGCGGTGTTCAGGTTGTGTACTAAGGGTAAGGAGGGGGGTTGCGTTGAGTCAACATGAAATGCCCGGTGTCCTTTTAAATTGCCAAATGAGTTTGGTCTCGGAAGGATAACGTTTTGTCAGCTGCTGTCTACCGCCTCATTGGGAATAATACAACTTGGGGAGTGGGAAGTGGGGGGGGAGTTTTTTCAGGTCTGTTTGGCGTTTTGATATGTCAGAGGTGAATGGCCGAGGGTTGAGcgaggggggaaagggggggtgtACTGTGGGAAAGCAACACGGGCTACATGAGGACTTGCTATTGGTGCCGGTGCGCCGGGTGCCAGCACAGAGCCGGAGGAAAACAACATCATGTGCTGCTGTTTACTCCTCAACACAGCGCTGTCATAGTCTCCTGACCTACTTGTCAGAGCCTAAAATAAAAGAATGGATCCGTCTCCGAATCGCTCGCACAACAAAGGCGTTTGTTTTGTCGGAGCTggcggaaaacaaaaaaaacaaaaaaagggctCTGGGactctttggattttttttttcggagtCCGTAACATGCGtgtcgaaacgaaacgccgtgcTTGAGAGCTGGCCATGTTGGTCGGCCATGTTGTCACCTTGCCTTCAAGGCTCGGGACGCGAGTGCCGCCTTTGCAGCTGCACTGTGACTTCCGCCGTGGTCCTTGTAATTAACCAGCACTAAAACCCAATTCAATATAATATTCGGAAGACCTTTTAGCTCGCCCCGGTGCGTCCGTCACAGCGCTACAGGTTCCCTTCAATAACTACTTGTGATTCATACACGCTGTCGAGGAGACTCCAGCCCCCCTGAAACGTATTTGCTCTGCGATGATACGCAAAGTGCCTAACGGCCGATTTCTATTTCTATGACGTGCAAATTATTTAGCTGGAGAACATAGCGTAAACATTCCTGGAACCGCGGCGGCGGTAGGAAAGCGGTGACCTGAGCGAACCGCTCCGCCAAATGGTTCTTACGGGAGCGGCGAAAGCTCTCCTTGCGTGAATTATTGAATCGGTTGTTCGTACGTCGGGTGGATTAGCAGTCGACTGATGAGAGCCCGCCCGGGGTTGTTTAAGGTTATGTGCGTGTGAACCTCCTCGGCTGTGTGCATGAGCACATACAGTAGAGCGGCTCCGACGCGCGGCGGGTCACACGAGGTGCGTAGCCTCAACTGAGCCGAGAGGCGCTGAACACAGCCCGGGGGCGGAGCCGCTCGCTGCTATGTGACGACACGAACTGGCGcgcatgatgtcatttttgtaaACCGTTGAGTTCATTTCCCCTCTGAAAGTGGAGTGGGAGGTGTTGAGATGAGTTGAGCGCAATTCAATAACTATTTTTCATTTAGATTCGAATCTGATAAATAGCTTTTATGTGAAACTGGCCtgtggcgcaaaaaaaaaatattggcagACATTATGCTTTGCTGAAAACATATTAATTCAGccacattataaaaaaaatatttgttcaacccCTAATTCACACTCAAAGCTTTAAGCAATTTAGAATCTTAAGTGAcctaaaaatatttgtttaattAATTAGCTGATTAGGATTTGTCAGAGAAACAATCAATAATTTATGTCTctgtattaaattaaattagctGTTCAACGATGATCATTTTCCTCTTTGTAATCACGCCATCCAGCTGtggtggcataaaaacaaaaaaagattcaagaattttgggAAGTGATCATCCTCCAGCGGTTGAACTAAAGCGTGAACAATCCTTTCACTCTTTTGTTACGTatatttaaaagcaaaaaaaaaaataatcaaacctCATGACTTCAAGGATGAAAGCCAGACAAAGAAATATATGAATACAATCTCTTGTTCAATTTGCAGTGGGGTCCATTCGCAGCCCCTCGGGTTGGGGAAAACTTTTGTTTGCGGTGTGAAAAGAGACAGGCCGTGCTTATTTGTGAATGAAGGGATTAGCTCCGACACTTCAGCCCAACACGGAGCCTATCTGGTTGCCCGGACACATGGTTTTGTCTTTTTTCGAGCCCGAACCGACGACTACCGATGCGCCAAGATGGCCTCTGTTTAGTCAAGCGAGGTGCACCTCGGCTGTGCCGAAATAGCGTCGTGGCCTCGGCCGTTGCTGAATTATTAACCTGCTTGCGCAGTGTAACTTTCCTCCCGCGTGCGAGTAAATCATTCCTACCATTCCTCAAGACACAATGGTCAGTCAGTCGGCCTTAAAGGGATACCGCGGGTTATGTGCTATTGACCCTATTGAGAGCCGAGGGTCAAGGGGTCATGCTGTGCCTCAAAAGCTAAATCCCAAGACCATTGTCTGGTTAAGGGTGAGAGcgcagggagggggcaggggggCAACCAACTTTATTATTCTGTGCAGAAACGAGATCCTCCTCTCATATTGGCCACTGGAATAACTCAAATTTATCATTTAACAGAGCGACAAAATGCAACCGCGAACGCACATGCCTGCCTGGGAAAGTCGACTTTAGTCGTTAACATTATTTTTATCCTCCGCGTAGAACAAATCGTCACCGGAATTTAAGAGCGACATCCTTGTGGCAGGATTTTATTTTGCCACGCAGATGGCACCATAAAAAAGTGTCTTGAGTTAAGCATGTGGTGGGATGATAATTAAAGTGGCTTTGAAGTATTTAAATATGAGAACCAGGCCGACCGGTTCTGGAACACATTGAAACAGAGAGCACGCCCCCTGCTGGATAAAGCAAATATTAAGAATGGGGATGTCAACCGATCAAACCTTCAAACGAAAGCAATGCAGATGGGTCCGAGCTTTGCGCGGAACCTCGGAATCCGATTAAACGGCGAAACTTAAAGGATTTTCTGTACGGGCGGCAAAATATAAAAGCCAGGGAGGTTACAAAGGGGGCATTGAGTCTGTTGTCTTTCAACTCAAATATTGTGATACGCGAGTGAGAAAAGGTCCCCGGTCATTAGGCGAGGGCATAAAGACAGTgggtgagggtgggggggaaggggggaggCGGAGCCTATGACTAATGGGCTCGGTCAATGAGGGCCTGAACCTCATTGTGTGCTCTTTGTGCAGCCGGCAGCCCCAAAGCCTCTAACAGGTGCGGCTCAATCCGGCGGATGGCCTCCCTGCAGGATTGTTAAGACCAGGGAATGTCTTTCATCCTGTCCTCTGGCTGTTAATGATTACGGATGATTGGCTCTCTCCTATTAGTTTGTTTTAACGTGGCGTTTCGAAGGCAGAAAAAGTGCACCCGCGATAAGTCATCCGTCTTCTTCACGACGACGTGTCTATTTGCGGCGGGTCCTCAAAACGACAAGATCGGGGAAAAACAATGCACGgggaatttattttttatttttttctcccccggCTTGATTTGTTTCTTTCTCTCTCGTCCGTTAACTTGATTGAACCCAAAAGCGGGCGTCTGACACTCTTCCCTCTTTAGTATGAGCGCCCTGCATCCCTTTCCCCTGCGTTAATTCCAATTTAATTGCCAGTTGCCTCAAGGCACTTCAATAACAGTAACAAATGATTTGATTTAGTGGACCTCATCAGACTGCATTTTAAATGTGACACAGCAACCCCACTTGAATTCCAATGAAGTGCTGGCACAGTCCCGTGTTTACTAATGATCCTCCGCTGGAGATGTCTGATTGAATCTCAGTCAGGAGCGATGGGCTCCGTCGAGCATCGGCAGAGGATCTGAAACCTGAGCAGACGAGACAAATAAGGAGCCTCATAATCTCGTATGAATGCCCCGACTGTCTCGAGAGGCGCGGTTTCGTCTATAAAACCGTAGATTAGCCGTCTCCTCGGCGCTGGCGAGCGTATGATTTTGCCCGGGTGGACTGGGGAAGCGGCGTCCAGAGCCCGTCGCTCAAACGGCGCTCTGCGTGACGACGGCCGAAGGATGCACGTCTCGTTTTGACCGAAACCAGCCCCGCCGGCGGCTTTCCAATCTGTATTCCTCGCCACACTCGGCGCAACAGGAAAGCAGCCCCAAAGAGATGCCAGGTCACACACAGGATTAAACtggattgtgtttttttttttttttttcctgcagtcCTGCCTTTAATGGCTTGATATCACTACTTGACATTCTGCGCAGGGCGCACGGTGTAGGCATCATTTAGGGTGGAGCCACTATCAGCGGCTCTTTCAGCACAGAGGACTTCACAGGCTGCGGCTGACTCTTGATGGGGAATGAAGAGAATAATTACACATCTAACATAGCAGGAAGGAGCCATTGATTGTGTGATTGGCATGCGCTACGTCGGCTGGGAAATTCTTCAGGAAAACAATGACTTTCATGCTTGAAAATAGaacgtatgaaaaaaaaaaaaaaggctcacagCTGAAAGCGCCGGCAGGCTTTTAGGGGAGTTGGTTTAGGTAGAGACACTTGCTCTTTGAAAGAAGCTTTTCCCTCCGAGGACTCGCACAAAGTTGAAGTGACCCAGTTTCCCCACTTAAGGCCCCGAGTCTGCACGCCGTACTGAAATAACCGCGCGCCTCCGTCTCTCCTTTTGTGCTTTCTCCAGGGACTGACATGGCGGTGTTCTGTCTGCTGTGCGCAAAGCGCTTCCAGACCCAGAAGGCCCTGCAGCAGCACATGGAGGTCCACGcgggcatgcacagctacatctGCAGCCACTGCGAGCGACCCTTCCCTAGCCACACCACCCTCAAAAGACACTTGCGCTCGCACTCGGGTAAGAACCACCCACGCCGTTTTGGACATTTAGCATTTCACTAAACAAAGACACAATAAACTAATATGAGCAGGGGCGAAGCTACAGGGTGGCTTAGGGTGATCACGGCCACCCCTTGTCACTCACTTGCCACTGTCTTATCAATCATCACACCTCAGAGAAAATTTGGATTTCTTTCACATGGTTGTAGTATTCCtagatttttttcaatattttcaaaatactaAATTAATATCCATTTTTCTAAATGATAGGCAAAGTTGTCAGTGTgccattttatttcatgaaatCCGATTATAGAGAATGATGCACCGTCACCCTGGCCACCCCACGGAAAATGTTCTCGCTACGCCCCTGTATACGAGAAcactaaaattgaggacacgctTTAAGATGCCTTGATGTGCCGTTCTGGTTATTTTCATGCTAGTAATCATGTTTTCTACTACGCCTATACTAGGGGAGTTTTGCGTGgttcaaatttaaaataaaaaaataaagattgttATCATTAAACGTTTCCTCCATGGAGTAACCCTTCAATGACGGCCTTTCAAAGCAACAAAAAGGCCAACAAGGGTTTGAACTTCAAATGTTACCGCTGACATTGAAGTCCCGTTAAGTGTAAAGGCCTCTCTGTCACTTATTCTTCCTATGTGCCTCAATTTCTTCCGTTAATTGATTAGCACGCATCATCTCCTGGCCCGCTTCTGCATCAGATGACTCACCTCTACTGTGACAGCACTGTGCCGTTCTGGCCGGTGCTTATTTTGGGCAATTTCATCGTGTTTATATTTTTGGGTTCTTAGACAGCCGTCGGGGGCTTGTGCAAATTCACGGCTGTCAGTTCCGGTGTGGTTCACGCGAGGCGATAGAGGgaacccaaataaatattgaAGGGAAAAGCAAATGGAAATGACTTGTCTTGCGCGTTCTCGCCAGGGTGAGTTTTAACGCCGCGAGAAACGGAGCGATATCTGCCGAGGAGATGTCCCCCTTTCTTCTCTTACCTTAAATAACACTCTCTCAGCTGTCAGGACGGCTTGATGTCTAGACGGGAGAAATACATAATTGATGTGAAGAGACAGAAGTGAGGGGATTTTTTTGGCCGTGACAGCGTATCTTGTTTGTGTGCCGCCATTCTGCTTGGAAGTAACATTTTGTAAATGTCAGTGTGGGGTAGGTGGGTGGGCggaaggggaagggggggtgggggataTATTGGGGGTAGAATTGGCCTGTAATGAGGAGAGCCATGTATCCTGGGCCttggttgttgctgtggtcactGAGATAATGAAGCACATAGGTCATTGGAGATGAGTCAAGGCATCAGCCGAGGAGAGAAATGGATTAACTACAGTATAGAGGCGAGAGCGTCGCACGTCCGGAGGGCTTTTATCAGCCATTAGCCCGCCGCCGAGAGgagtctcctcccgtcacaacatTAGCGACGTGCGGCGGCACACGTGCTCGTTCGGGCTATTCGGAAGCGGCCGAGGCCGTTGTGTTGACACGAGATGAATTTTTGGTGGGGGCTTTTCAGGCGATCATCCGTTCGAGTGCGAGTTCTGCGGGAGCTGCTTCCGAGACGACGGCACCCTGAGGGGTCACAAACGCATCCACACGGGAGAGAAGCCTTACGAATGCAACAGCTGCGGGAAGCGCTTCAGCCTCAAACACC harbors:
- the LOC125972028 gene encoding zinc finger and BTB domain-containing protein 16-A produces the protein MGVLQLHNPAHPDTLLQRANQMRLAGTLCDVIITVDGHEFPAHRTVLACTSKMFEILFHRSSLRYALDFLSPKTFQQILEYAYTASLQATAEDLDDLLYAAEILEIEFLEEQCLKVLETIQAEESEDTLVRNHVGGDHGDHGRVRHWRHLMSKKHSIPDGAPRTTALHQLTLYHMTEKSPPGSDPNAPPELSPKLDMNISQQLQQSSAEAPTLEPIEGIKSENMQVDEADCCEGRSSESCASDPSRDDGPGTPLRSSVITSTRELHASPEEGVVGSSLDCFPGLAEKHLASIYAMAPDHAGEAMTQVSVSLAPSLGMPLDPRAYGGLLHQGLLHRELLSRLGQFAAGMRHEGSVLGPQCCGECGLQLHSRQAMEQHRRLHDDEKGHGCEFCGKQFQDSMRLRMHMLCHTAPAEALVCDQCGATFSSEEALDAHRLTHTGTDMAVFCLLCAKRFQTQKALQQHMEVHAGMHSYICSHCERPFPSHTTLKRHLRSHSGDHPFECEFCGSCFRDDGTLRGHKRIHTGEKPYECNSCGKRFSLKHQLETHYRVHTGEKPFECKLCHQRSRDYSAMIKHLRTHNGASPYQCTICQDFCPSLAAMQKHMKGHKPEEVPADWRIEKTYLYVCYV